Proteins co-encoded in one Malus sylvestris chromosome 9, drMalSylv7.2, whole genome shotgun sequence genomic window:
- the LOC126583277 gene encoding uncharacterized protein LOC126583277 isoform X2, translating into MPSLEIAAARPAFQNHLGTLRAQTPVYGKVISSPFAFGNDKKLSSAWKLPHISIKLSFNLGRINVPKGSLRIKAVATLESKSLVQNENAHAGYNGSQLGRESSPLAGQLEPSSDDSEELDDREKLRRLRISNAIKGSTPWNKGRKHSPETRQLIKERTRLAMQNPKVKMKLVKLGHAQSEETRVKIGLGVRIGWQKRREKLSLQEHCCYDWQNLIAEASRQGYDGEEELQWDIYKILDEKLTEEYIERVEQRKIMRRPKGSKRAPKSLEQRRKISQAISAKWNDPNYRDRVCSALAKYYDASYGPERKPTKKPSGSTESTRRVPAKKMVSEKNNFSSGELKIQKQRLRLRSKAPMYKDPLASSKMEMIKNIRAQRAAAETEKTEAVERARLLIAEAEKAAMALEVAATKSAVARASFIETRQLIAEAIQFIESVEMAQISSSENEDPSVTSDEVITQDEKEACTGVGELTEADSGRVNGTRTLSSHENENPIFASYEVITEGGEEPCTAVAGQTEAGNVKTNGTKTLLSTNEDSTFGNFTSEYMVDAEEDLSPLQDMLNVLEDPAPLEDMLNSEEDLRRLSTSGYGLPPFGFEELIKQSDVRNEPNQLEPNGDGECSKKLQLNGTKVQSKEEETPCKPVTGATKKWIRGRLVEVGEEA; encoded by the exons ATGCCTTCACTTG AGATTGCTGCTGCACGGCCTGCCTTCCAAAATCATCTCGGTACACTCAGGGCTCAAACCCCTGTTTATGGTAAAGTAATTTCAAGTCCATTCGCCTTTGGAAATGACAAGAAACTGTCATCTGCTTGGAAACTCCCTCATATATCTATAAAATTGAGCTTCAACTTGGGGCGCATTAACGTCCCAAAGGGTAGTCTCCGGATCAAGGCAGTTGCTACTCTTGAATCCAAAAGTTTGGTTCAGAATGAGAATGCACACGCGGGTTACAACGGTTCACAGTTGGGCAGGGAGTCCAGTCCACTGGCAGGTCAGCTCGAGCCTTCAAGTGATGATTCCGAAGAATTGGATGATAGGGAGAAGTTAAGGCGATTGAGGATTTCCAATGCTATTAAAGGAAGCACGCCATGGAACAAAGGCCGAAAGCACAGTCCTG AAACCCGTCAGCTGATCAAAGAGAGAACAAGGCTTGCAATGCAGAATCCTAAG GTCAAAATGAAGTTGGTGAAACTTGGACATGCTCAAAG TGAAGAGACAAGAGTTAAAATCGGGCTTGGAGTGCGAATAGGGTGGCAAAAACGGCGTGAGAAGCTATCATTGCAGGAACATTGCTGCTATGACTGGCAGAACTTAATTGCTGAAGCCTCTAGACAAGGATACGACGGTGAAGAGGAACTGCAATGGGATATCTACAAGATCTTAGATGAAAAGCTTACAGAGGAGTATATAGAGAGGGTCGAGCAAAGGAAAATTATGCGTAGGCCAAAAGGAAGCAAGAGAGCACCCAAGTCTCTTGAGCAAAGAAGGAAGATTTCACAAGCAATCTCTGCAAAATGGAACGATCCT AATTATCGCGACCGTGTTTGCTCTGCATTGGCAAAATATTATGATGCATCGTATGGACCCGAAAGAAAGCCAACGAAGAAGCCAAGTGGTAGTACAGAGTCCACGAGAAGGGTACCTGCAAAGAAAATGGTCAGTGAGAAAAACAATTTCTCTAGTGGCGAGCTTAAAATCCAAAAGCAACGACTGAGGTTGAGAAGTAAAGCACCCATGTACAAGGATCCTCTCGCGAGTTCTAAGATGGAGATGATAAAGAATATCAGAGCACAAAGAGCAGCTGCTGAAACCGAAAAAACTGAAGCCGTAGAAAGAGCTAG GTTATTGATCGCGGAAGCTGAGAAGGCAGCTATGGCCCTTGAGGTTGCTGCAACAAAGAGCGCTGTTGCTCGAGCTTCCTTCATTGAAACCCGACAGCTTATAGCTGAGGCAATTCAATTTATTGAATCTGTTGAGATGGCACAGATTTCTTCCTCCGAGAATGAAGATCCTTCAGTTACATCAGATGAAGTGATTACTCAGGACGAAAAGGAAGCATGTACTGGGGTTGGGGAACTGACTGAAGCAGATAGTGGAAGGGTAAATGGCACCCGAACTTTGTCCTCCCATGAGAATGAAAACCCTATATTTGCATCATATGAAGTGATTACTGAGGGTGGGGAGGAACCATGCACCGCGGTTGCAGGTCAGACTGAAGCGGGTAATGTAAAGACAAATGGCACGAAAACCTTATTGAGTACAAACGAGGACTCCACCTTTGGCAACTTCACATCGGAGTATATGGTAGATGCCGAAGAGGACCTTTCCCCATTGCAGGATATGCTTAACGTTCTCGAGGACCCTGCCCCGTTGGAGGATATGCTCAATAGTGAAGAGGACCTTCGCCGACTGAGCACCAGCGGCTATGGTTTGCCTCCGTTTGGTTTTGAGGAGCTAATAAAGCAATCGGATGTGAGAAATGAACCCAACCAGTTAGAACCAAATGGGGACGGTGAGTGCAGCAAGAAGCTTCAACTCAATGGGACGAAAGTTCAATCCAAAGAAGAGGAAACGCCTTGTAAACCAGTGACCGGCGCTACTAAAAAGTGGATTCGCGGGAGGCTTGTTGAAGTAGGAGAAGAAGCTTAA
- the LOC126583277 gene encoding uncharacterized protein LOC126583277 isoform X1, whose amino-acid sequence MPSLAEIAAARPAFQNHLGTLRAQTPVYGKVISSPFAFGNDKKLSSAWKLPHISIKLSFNLGRINVPKGSLRIKAVATLESKSLVQNENAHAGYNGSQLGRESSPLAGQLEPSSDDSEELDDREKLRRLRISNAIKGSTPWNKGRKHSPETRQLIKERTRLAMQNPKVKMKLVKLGHAQSEETRVKIGLGVRIGWQKRREKLSLQEHCCYDWQNLIAEASRQGYDGEEELQWDIYKILDEKLTEEYIERVEQRKIMRRPKGSKRAPKSLEQRRKISQAISAKWNDPNYRDRVCSALAKYYDASYGPERKPTKKPSGSTESTRRVPAKKMVSEKNNFSSGELKIQKQRLRLRSKAPMYKDPLASSKMEMIKNIRAQRAAAETEKTEAVERARLLIAEAEKAAMALEVAATKSAVARASFIETRQLIAEAIQFIESVEMAQISSSENEDPSVTSDEVITQDEKEACTGVGELTEADSGRVNGTRTLSSHENENPIFASYEVITEGGEEPCTAVAGQTEAGNVKTNGTKTLLSTNEDSTFGNFTSEYMVDAEEDLSPLQDMLNVLEDPAPLEDMLNSEEDLRRLSTSGYGLPPFGFEELIKQSDVRNEPNQLEPNGDGECSKKLQLNGTKVQSKEEETPCKPVTGATKKWIRGRLVEVGEEA is encoded by the exons ATGCCTTCACTTG CAGAGATTGCTGCTGCACGGCCTGCCTTCCAAAATCATCTCGGTACACTCAGGGCTCAAACCCCTGTTTATGGTAAAGTAATTTCAAGTCCATTCGCCTTTGGAAATGACAAGAAACTGTCATCTGCTTGGAAACTCCCTCATATATCTATAAAATTGAGCTTCAACTTGGGGCGCATTAACGTCCCAAAGGGTAGTCTCCGGATCAAGGCAGTTGCTACTCTTGAATCCAAAAGTTTGGTTCAGAATGAGAATGCACACGCGGGTTACAACGGTTCACAGTTGGGCAGGGAGTCCAGTCCACTGGCAGGTCAGCTCGAGCCTTCAAGTGATGATTCCGAAGAATTGGATGATAGGGAGAAGTTAAGGCGATTGAGGATTTCCAATGCTATTAAAGGAAGCACGCCATGGAACAAAGGCCGAAAGCACAGTCCTG AAACCCGTCAGCTGATCAAAGAGAGAACAAGGCTTGCAATGCAGAATCCTAAG GTCAAAATGAAGTTGGTGAAACTTGGACATGCTCAAAG TGAAGAGACAAGAGTTAAAATCGGGCTTGGAGTGCGAATAGGGTGGCAAAAACGGCGTGAGAAGCTATCATTGCAGGAACATTGCTGCTATGACTGGCAGAACTTAATTGCTGAAGCCTCTAGACAAGGATACGACGGTGAAGAGGAACTGCAATGGGATATCTACAAGATCTTAGATGAAAAGCTTACAGAGGAGTATATAGAGAGGGTCGAGCAAAGGAAAATTATGCGTAGGCCAAAAGGAAGCAAGAGAGCACCCAAGTCTCTTGAGCAAAGAAGGAAGATTTCACAAGCAATCTCTGCAAAATGGAACGATCCT AATTATCGCGACCGTGTTTGCTCTGCATTGGCAAAATATTATGATGCATCGTATGGACCCGAAAGAAAGCCAACGAAGAAGCCAAGTGGTAGTACAGAGTCCACGAGAAGGGTACCTGCAAAGAAAATGGTCAGTGAGAAAAACAATTTCTCTAGTGGCGAGCTTAAAATCCAAAAGCAACGACTGAGGTTGAGAAGTAAAGCACCCATGTACAAGGATCCTCTCGCGAGTTCTAAGATGGAGATGATAAAGAATATCAGAGCACAAAGAGCAGCTGCTGAAACCGAAAAAACTGAAGCCGTAGAAAGAGCTAG GTTATTGATCGCGGAAGCTGAGAAGGCAGCTATGGCCCTTGAGGTTGCTGCAACAAAGAGCGCTGTTGCTCGAGCTTCCTTCATTGAAACCCGACAGCTTATAGCTGAGGCAATTCAATTTATTGAATCTGTTGAGATGGCACAGATTTCTTCCTCCGAGAATGAAGATCCTTCAGTTACATCAGATGAAGTGATTACTCAGGACGAAAAGGAAGCATGTACTGGGGTTGGGGAACTGACTGAAGCAGATAGTGGAAGGGTAAATGGCACCCGAACTTTGTCCTCCCATGAGAATGAAAACCCTATATTTGCATCATATGAAGTGATTACTGAGGGTGGGGAGGAACCATGCACCGCGGTTGCAGGTCAGACTGAAGCGGGTAATGTAAAGACAAATGGCACGAAAACCTTATTGAGTACAAACGAGGACTCCACCTTTGGCAACTTCACATCGGAGTATATGGTAGATGCCGAAGAGGACCTTTCCCCATTGCAGGATATGCTTAACGTTCTCGAGGACCCTGCCCCGTTGGAGGATATGCTCAATAGTGAAGAGGACCTTCGCCGACTGAGCACCAGCGGCTATGGTTTGCCTCCGTTTGGTTTTGAGGAGCTAATAAAGCAATCGGATGTGAGAAATGAACCCAACCAGTTAGAACCAAATGGGGACGGTGAGTGCAGCAAGAAGCTTCAACTCAATGGGACGAAAGTTCAATCCAAAGAAGAGGAAACGCCTTGTAAACCAGTGACCGGCGCTACTAAAAAGTGGATTCGCGGGAGGCTTGTTGAAGTAGGAGAAGAAGCTTAA
- the LOC126583281 gene encoding RING-H2 finger protein ATL3 translates to MGDSSTLRRTLDDSSAVQLTGKIMMIAVLVLFLVVVFVLCLHLYAKYYLWRANDDLTSSVPGQSRRRRRRFVFAPGQDPVATMRRGLDPLVLRSLPVVVFPSDDFKDGLECAVCLSELVHGEKARLLPKCSHGFHVDCIDMWFQSHSTCPLCRNPVAPGSSAGSSSSALEENASDQILSPAENLVSEISVETPNFPTNVLFWGNQTRVSSGSGSGLEEEGPSSQPVCPSSSSLSSASNRPDGMLVIDIPSETPFVSASPSPSPSSNRFAGEDLKSPVPTRLRSLKRLLSRDRRISICSPGSVDVEQGERGGGQS, encoded by the coding sequence ATGGGAGACTCCTCCACTTTACGTCGAACACTCGACGACTCGAGCGCCGTACAACTCACCGGAAAAATCATGATGATCGCCGTGCTCGTCCTCTTCCTGGTAGTCGTCTTCGTCCTCTGCCTCCACCTCTACGCCAAATATTACTTGTGGCGGGCAAACGACGACCTCACCTCGTCGGTTCCCGGTCAGTCACGGCGGCGGCGGCGCCGATTCGTTTTCGCTCCCGGGCAGGACCCAGTTGCCACGATGCGACGTGGGCTTGACCCTTTAGTCCTCAGGTCCTTACCAGTAGTAGTGTTTCCTTCCGATGACTTCAAAGACGGTCTCGAATGCGCGGTTTGTCTCTCTGAGCTCGTCCATGGCGAGAAAGCAAGGCTGCTTCCGAAATGCAGCCATGGATTCCATGTTGATTGTATCGATATGTGGTTTCAGTCTCACTCCACATGTCCGCTCTGTAGAAACCCTGTTGCTCCTGGGAGCTCTGCTGGTTCCAGTAGTTCTGCATTGGAAGAGAATGCAAGTGATCAGATACTATCACCAGCTGAGAATTTGGTATCTGAGATTTCGGTTGAGACTCCGAATTTCCCAACAAATGTGTTGTTTTGGGGGAACCAAACCCGGGTGAGCTCCGGATCCGGTTCGGGTTTGGAGGAAGAAGGCCCTTCATCACAACCCGTTTGCCCATCTTCTTCGTCTTTGTCATCTGCAAGTAATAGGCCGGATGGGATGTTGGTCATTGATATACCAAGCGAGACTCCATTTGTTTCGGCTTCGCCTTCGCCTTCGCCTTCAAGTAACAGGTTCGCCGGAGAGGACTTGAAGTCTCCGGTGCCGACACGGTTGAGGTCACTGAAGAGGTTGTTGAGCAGGGATAGGAGGATTAGTATCTGCAGTCCTGGTTCTGTGGATGTTGAAcaaggagagagaggaggaggacaGAGTTAG
- the LOC126582911 gene encoding uncharacterized protein LOC126582911 isoform X2: protein MKKSPVHPKYEMDHGHSNGFDPHTDFYQFLEEAKHYSIEGDVQASSEEGGERRLGQEKKKKSWKKLIFPWLKGEKLNKTTTKPATTSHVSNTKRTNVSGPVYGTGKATDGKHRRQMSGPIASLFNPTKRADNAMPYMCVNKNGSPQVGKTYGPVYLVT from the exons ATGAAGAAATCTCCTGTGCATCCAAAATATGAGATGGATCATGGTCATAGCAATGGATTCGATCCTCATACCGACTTTTATCAG TTTTTGGAAGAAGCCAAACACTATTCAATAGAGGGAGACGTCCAGGCATCATCAGAAGAAGGTGGAGAGAGAAGATTGGgacaagagaagaagaagaaatcatgGAAAAAGTTAATATTTCCATGGTTGAAAGGAGAGAAACTGAACAAAACTACTACAAAACCAGCAACCACATCTCATGTTTCTAATACGAAGAGGACTAATGTTTCCGGTCCGGTGTATGGCACCGGCAAGGCTACCGATGGCAAGCACCGGCGTCAAATGTCGGGGCCTATTGCCAGTCTTTTCAACCCCACAAAGAGAGCAGACAATGCAATGCCTTATATGTGCGTCAACAAGAATGGAAGCCCTCAAGTTGGAAAAACTTATGGGCCAGTCTATTTGGTGACATAA
- the LOC126582911 gene encoding uncharacterized protein LOC126582911 isoform X1, translating into MTSMKKSPVHPKYEMDHGHSNGFDPHTDFYQFLEEAKHYSIEGDVQASSEEGGERRLGQEKKKKSWKKLIFPWLKGEKLNKTTTKPATTSHVSNTKRTNVSGPVYGTGKATDGKHRRQMSGPIASLFNPTKRADNAMPYMCVNKNGSPQVGKTYGPVYLVT; encoded by the exons ATG ACGAGCATGAAGAAATCTCCTGTGCATCCAAAATATGAGATGGATCATGGTCATAGCAATGGATTCGATCCTCATACCGACTTTTATCAG TTTTTGGAAGAAGCCAAACACTATTCAATAGAGGGAGACGTCCAGGCATCATCAGAAGAAGGTGGAGAGAGAAGATTGGgacaagagaagaagaagaaatcatgGAAAAAGTTAATATTTCCATGGTTGAAAGGAGAGAAACTGAACAAAACTACTACAAAACCAGCAACCACATCTCATGTTTCTAATACGAAGAGGACTAATGTTTCCGGTCCGGTGTATGGCACCGGCAAGGCTACCGATGGCAAGCACCGGCGTCAAATGTCGGGGCCTATTGCCAGTCTTTTCAACCCCACAAAGAGAGCAGACAATGCAATGCCTTATATGTGCGTCAACAAGAATGGAAGCCCTCAAGTTGGAAAAACTTATGGGCCAGTCTATTTGGTGACATAA
- the LOC126583203 gene encoding ubiquitin-conjugating enzyme E2 34-like has product MAEKSCIKRLQKEYRALCKEPVSHIVARPHPNDILEWHYVLEGSEGTPFAGGYYYGKIKFPPEYPFKPPGISMTTPNGRFMTQKKICLSMSDFHPESWNPMWSVSSILTGLLSFMMDTSPTTGSVNTTVAEKKRLAKASLAFNSKNATFRKMFPEYVEKYNHQQQQLSEQLIPEHVSSDPSQGNLRPLLEKVDDSTGGMKRVDAEAGKKKRQSVPTWMMVLLISVFGVVMALPLLQL; this is encoded by the exons ATGGCGGAGAAATCATGTATCAAGCGCCTCCAGAAAGAATATAGAGCACTCTGCAAA GAACCAGTTTCTCATATTGTGGCTCGTCCTCACCCAAACGATATTCTTGAATGGC ACTACGTGCTGGAGGGAAGTGAAGGAACACCTTTTGCAG GTGGATATTACTACGGAAAGATcaagtttcctccagagtaccCATTTAAACCGCCAGGAATCAG CATGACTACTCCAAATGGAAGATTCATGACTCAGAAGAAAATTTGTTTATCTATGAGTGATT TTCATCCTGAAAGTTGGAATCCAATGTGGTCCGTGTCAAG CATACTCACGGGGCTACTTTCATTCATG ATGGACACCAGTCCTACTACCGGCAGTGTGAACACTACTGTTGCTGAGAAGAAACGTCTGGCAAAAGCTTCTCTTGCATTTAACTCTAAGAA TGCAACATTCCGGAAAATGTTCCCCGAGTATGTGGAGAAGTATAAccaccagcagcagcagctttCCGAGCAGCTTATTCCAGAGCATGTGTCATCCGATCCATCTCAAGGAAATTTGAGGCCCTTGTTGGAAAAGGTTGATGATTCAACAGGAGGTATGAAAAGAGTAGATGCCGAGGcggggaaaaagaaaaggcagTCAGTCCCAACCTGGATGATGGTTTTGCTGATTTCCGTCTTTGGTGTTGTAATGGCGCTGCCTCTACTTCAACTTTAA